CGCCGCCGCGGGCGGGGGCAGCGCCCACGCCGCGGCGGCGAGCAGCGCCAGGAGGGCGCGGCGGCTACTTGAGGAGCTTGTCGATGAGGTCATTGACCGCGGCCTCGGTCACGTCGTTGATGGGCTCTCCGCCGCCGCCCAGCAGCCGGTCCCGGAAGCGGATCCCGCCCTTGGTGGTGGAGCCGGCGAAGACCACCTTGCCGGTGGCGGTCTCCTGCATCTGGATGCTCAGCGAGATGACGTTGGCGCTCGCGGTGCCCGAGCGCACGTCGCCGTACTCCTTCACCACGCCGGTGATGACGGCGTCGGCCTTGAGCGTCTGGCCGAGCTTCACCACCTCGTCCACGCTCGGGGCCGTCGGAGAGGCGACGCCCACCTTGCCGAGCCCCCGGATCACCTCGCCCTGGGGGAGCACGTACACGGCGCCGGTGGAGAGCAGG
This Anaeromyxobacter diazotrophicus DNA region includes the following protein-coding sequences:
- a CDS encoding GNA1162 family protein, whose translation is MHPSLNPSRAAALLVILAACASHTSHRYQDANMDFGSVKTVAVVPFTNLSRDNLAGDRVRDVFANALLSTGAVYVLPQGEVIRGLGKVGVASPTAPSVDEVVKLGQTLKADAVITGVVKEYGDVRSGTASANVISLSIQMQETATGKVVFAGSTTKGGIRFRDRLLGGGGEPINDVTEAAVNDLIDKLLK